The genomic segment AGGTCCTGCCGGTTGTCCCGGGCCAGCTCGTACTCGTTGCTCATGGTGAGCGAACGGGTCGGGCAGGCCTCGATGCAGAGCCCGCAGAAGATGCACCGGGCGTAGTTGATCTGGTAGGTGCTGGCGTACCGCTCACCCGGGGAGAAGCGCTGCTCCTCGGTGTTGTCGCCACCCTCAACGTAGATCGCGTCGGCCGGGCAGGCCCAGGCGCACAGCTCGCAGCCGATGCACTTCTCCAGCCCGTCCGGGTGCCGGTTGAGGATGTGCCGCCCGTGGTAGCGCGGCGCCGAGACCGGCGGCTTGAACGGGTAGTCGGTGGTGACGACCTTCTTGAACATGTGCGAGAAGGTGACACCGAAGCCCTTGAACGTTCCGGTGATCGCGCCCACGTCACACCTCCCTGGAGTCCGGGCCGGCGACGACGTTGGCCGGCTCCCGCTCGGCGAGCACGCGCTTGGTACGCGGGCTCGGCGGAACCTGAAGATCCATCGGCGGCAGCGGGAAGCTGCCGTACGGCCGGGTGTCCGCCTGCTCCTGGAGCGACGGCTTCAGCTCCTTCTTCCGCGACGGCCAGAAGAGCGTGATCAGCAGCAGCACGCCCGCGCCGACGGCGGTGACGAGCAGCCGGTCCCGGGCCTGCCAGTCCTCGATCGAGCGCAGCCCGGCGAGCACCATGATCCAGACCAGGTTCAGCGGCAGCAGCACCTTCCAGCCGAAGCGCATGAACTGGTCGTACCGGAGCCGGGGCAGCGTGCCGCGCAGCCAGACGAAGACGAACACCAGCAGGATGACCTTGCCGAAGAACCACAGCATCGGCCACCAGCCCTCGTTGGCGCCCGACCAGATGGTGATCGGCCACGGCGCGTGCCAGCCGCCGAGGAACAGCGTCACGGTGAACGCCGACATGGTCACCATCGCGACGTACTCGCTGAGCATGAACAGCGCGAACTTCAGCGAGCTGTACTCGGTCTGGAAGCCGGCCACCAGCTCCGACTCCGCCTCGGGCAGGTCGAACGGCGCCCGGTTCGTCTCACCGACGATGGCGATGAAGAACATGATGAAGCTGGGCAGCAGCAGGATCGCGTACCAGCCGGGCGCGGCGAGGTCGAAGCCGCCGATGCTCAGCCGGGTGCCGTCGCCCTGCGCGGCGACGATCCCGCTCGTCGACATGGTGCCGGCGGTCATGAAGACCGCGACCACGCTCAGGCCCATGGTGACCTCGTACGAGACCAGCTGGGCCGCCGAGCGCAGGCCGCCGAGCAGCGGGTAGGTCGAGCCGCTGGCCCAGCCGCCGAGCACGATGCCGTACACGGCGAGCGAGGAGAAGGCCAGCACCACCAGCACCGCCACCGACACGTCGGTGACCTGCAGCGGCGTCCGGTGCCCGAAGATGCTCACCATCGGCCCGAACGGGATCACCGACAGCGCGGTGACCGCGCAGACCACCGAGATCACCGGGGCGAAGAAGTAGACGACCTTGTCGGCCTTGCGCGGGAGGATGTCCTCCTTGAAGGCCAGCTTCACGCCGTCCGCGAGCGTCTGGAGCAGACCGAACGGGCCGGCCTGGTTGGGGCCGGGCCGGACCGCCATGCGGCCGACGACACGGCGCTCGAACCAGACGCCGAGCAGCGTGGCCGCCACGGCGACGACGAACGCGAACAGGATCTTGCCGAGGACCAGCCACCACGGGTCCTTGCCGAAGTCGGCAAGCGTCGGGTCCTGCGCCGCGAGGATGACGGGGTTCACTGCACCCACCTTTCGTTCCCGACTGCGGAGACGCTCACCACGTCGCCGGACGTCGCGCCGAGGCCACGCCGCACGGTGGAGCCGGGTGAGTTGGTCGGCAGCCAGACGACGCCGTCGGGCATCTCGGTGATCGCCGCCGGCAGCGTGATAGCGCCGCGGTCGGTGCCCACCGTGACCGGGTCACCGTCGGCGACGCCCAGCGCCTCGGCGGTGCCCTTGCCGAGCCGGACCACCGGCGGGCGGGCGGTGCCGGCGAGGTGCTCGTCGCCGTCGGTGAGGCTGCCCAGGTCGATCAGCTGGTGCCAGGTGGCGAGCACTGCCTCGCCCGGTCCGGGCTGCCGCACGGCGGCCGCCTCGACCGAGGGCGCCGACGGGCGCTCGACCCGGGTACGCGGCAGCGCGCCCAGCTCGCGCCGGATGCTCGGCACGTCGCCCGTGCCCAGCCGCACGTCGAGCTGCGCGGCGAGCGCGTCCAGGATGCGGGCGTCGGTCATCGCGCCGGTGTCCAGCACCTTCTCGAACGTGCGCAGCCGGCCCTCCCAGTCCAGGAAGCTGCCGGCCTTCTCAACCACCGGCGCGACCGGCAGAACCACGTCGGCGCGGCGGGACACCGCGCTCATCCGCAGTTCCAGGCTGACCAGGAACGGCACCGCGTCCAGGGCCGTCTCGGCCAGACGCGGGTCGGCCAGGTCGGCCGGGTCGACGCCAGCCACCACCAGGGCGCCGAGCTGACCGTTCGCGGCGGCGCTGAGGATGCCGTCGGTGTCGCGGCCAGCCTGGCTGGGGATCACCCCGGCCGGGATGTCCCACGCCTCGCCCAGTTCCGCGCGCGCGGCCGGCTCGGTGACCACACGGCCGCCGGGGAGCAGGTTCGGCAGGCAGCCCGCGTCGACAGCGCCGCGGTCACCCGCGCGCCGCGGCACCCAGACCAGCCGGGCACCGGTACGCCGGGCGACGTCCGCCGCCGCCGACAGCCCGCCCGGCACCTCGGCCAAGCGCTCGCCGACGATCAGGATCGCGCCGGGCTGCCCCAGCGCCTCGGCCACCGTGGCGTGCTCGGCCAGCACGCCGGCCTCCTCGCCGGGCACCACCCGGGCGAGCTTCGCCCCGAGCTTCTCCAGGCCGCGGGTCGCGAACGGCGCGAGCGCGTACACGGTGAGCTTCTTCTTCAGGTACGCCTTGCGCAGCCGCAGGAAGAGGATCGGGCACTCCTCCTCCGGCTCGAGGCCGACCAGCACCACGGCGGGCGCGTTCTCCACGTCCGTGTAGGTCACGTCGGTGACCCCGGCGACGCTGCTGGCCAGGAAGTCGGCCTCCTCGCGGGAGACCGGGCGGGCCCGGAAGTCGATGTCGTTCGTGTGCAGCGCGATGCGGGCGAACTTCGCGTACGCGTAGGCGTCCTCGACGGTGAGCCGGCCGCCGGTCAGCACCGCCGTGCCGGTCGCGCCGTCGCGGGCCGCACGCAGCCCCTCGGCGGCCCGGGTCAGCGCCTCGCTCCAGGACGCCTCGCGCAGCTCACCGGTCTTCTCGTCGCGCACCATCGGGGTGCTGATCCGGTCGAACGCGCGGGTGTACTGGAAGCCCCAGCGGCCCTTGTCGCAGTTCCACTCCTCGTTCACCGCCGGGTCGTCGCCGGCCAGCCGGCGCAGCACCTTGCCGCGCCGCCAGTCGGTGCGCTGGGCGCAGCCGGCCGAGCAGTGCTCGCAGACGCTGGGCGTGGAGACCAGGTCGAACGGGCGGGCCCGGAACCGGTACTGCGCGCCGGTGAGCGCGCCCACCGGGCAGATCTGCACGGTGTTGCCGGAGAAGTACGAGTTGAACGGGACGTCACCGGCGTCGCCGTCCTCGCCGTACTCCTCGTCCCGGTAGATGTTGATCTCCTCGTGCGAGGAGCGTCCCATCAGGTCGATGAACTTGTCCCCGGCGATCTCCTCGGAGAACCGGGTGCACCGCTGGCAGAGCACGCAGCGCTCGCGGTCGAGCAGCACCTGGGTGCTGATCGGCAGCGGCTTCGGGTACTCCCGCTTGTGCTCGTGGAACCGCGAGTCCGTCCGGCCGGTGGACATCGCCTGGTTCTGCAGCGGGCACTCGCCGCCCTTGTCGCACATCGGGCAGTCCAGGGGGTGGTTGAGGAGCAGCAGCTCCATCACCCCCTCCTGGGCCTTCTTGGCGACCGGGGAGGTGAGCTGCGTCCGCACCACCATGCCGTCGGCGACGGTCTGGGTGCAGGAGGCGACCGGCTTGCGCTGGCCCTCCACCTCCACCAGGCACTGCCGGCAGGCGCCGGCCGGGGCCAGCAGCGGGTGGTCGCAGAAGCGCGGGATCTCGGTGCCGAGCTGCTCGGCGACGCGGATCAGCAGCGCGCCCTTGGGCGCGGTGACCTCGACGCCGTCGATGGTCAGCGTGACGGTCTCGGTCTGCTTGGCTACGTCGGTCATCAGTGCGCCCCTACCAGGGTCTTCTCCGACAGCTTCGGAGCGGTACGTCCCTCGATGTAGTCGAGGTAGTCCTGCTTGAAGTACTTCAGCGACGAGGTCACCGAGCTGGTCGCGCCGTCACCCAGACCGCAGAACGAGCGGCCGAGGATGTTGTCGCAGGTGTCGAGCAGGGTGTCCAGGTCCTCGTGGGTGCCCTGGCCGGCCAGGATGCGCCGGTAGACCCGGACCATCCAGTAGTTGCCCTCCCGGCACGGGGTGCACTTGCCGCACGACTCGTGGTGGTAGAACTCCAGCCACCGGTAGGTCGCGTACACCGGGCAGTCCTGGTCGGAGAAGATCTGCGTAGCGGTGGT from the Micromonospora sp. WMMA1947 genome contains:
- the nuoH gene encoding NADH-quinone oxidoreductase subunit NuoH; its protein translation is MNPVILAAQDPTLADFGKDPWWLVLGKILFAFVVAVAATLLGVWFERRVVGRMAVRPGPNQAGPFGLLQTLADGVKLAFKEDILPRKADKVVYFFAPVISVVCAVTALSVIPFGPMVSIFGHRTPLQVTDVSVAVLVVLAFSSLAVYGIVLGGWASGSTYPLLGGLRSAAQLVSYEVTMGLSVVAVFMTAGTMSTSGIVAAQGDGTRLSIGGFDLAAPGWYAILLLPSFIMFFIAIVGETNRAPFDLPEAESELVAGFQTEYSSLKFALFMLSEYVAMVTMSAFTVTLFLGGWHAPWPITIWSGANEGWWPMLWFFGKVILLVFVFVWLRGTLPRLRYDQFMRFGWKVLLPLNLVWIMVLAGLRSIEDWQARDRLLVTAVGAGVLLLITLFWPSRKKELKPSLQEQADTRPYGSFPLPPMDLQVPPSPRTKRVLAEREPANVVAGPDSREV
- a CDS encoding NADH-quinone oxidoreductase subunit G → MTDVAKQTETVTLTIDGVEVTAPKGALLIRVAEQLGTEIPRFCDHPLLAPAGACRQCLVEVEGQRKPVASCTQTVADGMVVRTQLTSPVAKKAQEGVMELLLLNHPLDCPMCDKGGECPLQNQAMSTGRTDSRFHEHKREYPKPLPISTQVLLDRERCVLCQRCTRFSEEIAGDKFIDLMGRSSHEEINIYRDEEYGEDGDAGDVPFNSYFSGNTVQICPVGALTGAQYRFRARPFDLVSTPSVCEHCSAGCAQRTDWRRGKVLRRLAGDDPAVNEEWNCDKGRWGFQYTRAFDRISTPMVRDEKTGELREASWSEALTRAAEGLRAARDGATGTAVLTGGRLTVEDAYAYAKFARIALHTNDIDFRARPVSREEADFLASSVAGVTDVTYTDVENAPAVVLVGLEPEEECPILFLRLRKAYLKKKLTVYALAPFATRGLEKLGAKLARVVPGEEAGVLAEHATVAEALGQPGAILIVGERLAEVPGGLSAAADVARRTGARLVWVPRRAGDRGAVDAGCLPNLLPGGRVVTEPAARAELGEAWDIPAGVIPSQAGRDTDGILSAAANGQLGALVVAGVDPADLADPRLAETALDAVPFLVSLELRMSAVSRRADVVLPVAPVVEKAGSFLDWEGRLRTFEKVLDTGAMTDARILDALAAQLDVRLGTGDVPSIRRELGALPRTRVERPSAPSVEAAAVRQPGPGEAVLATWHQLIDLGSLTDGDEHLAGTARPPVVRLGKGTAEALGVADGDPVTVGTDRGAITLPAAITEMPDGVVWLPTNSPGSTVRRGLGATSGDVVSVSAVGNERWVQ
- the nuoI gene encoding NADH-quinone oxidoreductase subunit NuoI, with amino-acid sequence MGAITGTFKGFGVTFSHMFKKVVTTDYPFKPPVSAPRYHGRHILNRHPDGLEKCIGCELCAWACPADAIYVEGGDNTEEQRFSPGERYASTYQINYARCIFCGLCIEACPTRSLTMSNEYELARDNRQDLIFTKEQLLAPLLEGMEQPPHPMRLGDSEKDYYVGALTNPGTSAGAERSPMGPGRYQVEEHPGVTFPGAEQAEQRSAAAAGKGGKA